The following proteins are encoded in a genomic region of Streptococcus equi subsp. equi:
- a CDS encoding ISSpo8 transposase — translation MMTFEFTSLFDLQTAFPTEQACINHLENITWGDVVISPFDATSKVYKCKGNKYRCKNTGKYFTVKTGTLFDNTKIKLQKWFMAIWLVTSHKRGISSVQLSKEIAVTQKTAWFMLQRIRKCFGSEN, via the coding sequence ATGATGACATTCGAATTCACATCGTTATTCGATTTACAAACTGCTTTTCCAACAGAGCAGGCTTGCATAAATCATTTAGAAAATATCACTTGGGGTGACGTGGTGATCAGCCCTTTTGACGCTACCTCAAAGGTCTATAAATGCAAGGGAAATAAATACCGTTGCAAGAATACAGGGAAGTATTTCACTGTCAAAACAGGTACTCTTTTTGATAATACTAAGATTAAGCTACAAAAATGGTTTATGGCAATCTGGCTTGTGACTTCTCACAAGAGAGGAATCTCCTCAGTGCAATTATCAAAAGAGATTGCAGTGACACAAAAAACAGCATGGTTCATGTTACAGCGTATTCGTAAATGCTTTGGCTCTGAAAACTGA
- the cna gene encoding collagen binding, ancillary pilus subunit Cne yields MKQLTKIVSVVLLLVFTLSASLHKVRATNLSDNITSLTVASSSLRDGERTTVKVAFDDKKQKIKAGDTIEVTWPTSGNVYIQGFNKTIPLNIRGVDVGTLEVTLDKAVFTFNQNIETMHDVSGWGEFDITVRNVTQTTAETSGTTTVKVGNRTATITVTKPEAGTGTSSFYYKTGDMQPNDTERVRWFLLINNNKEWVANTVTVEDDIQGGQTLDMSSFDITVSGYRNERFVGENALTEFHTTFPNSVITATDNHISVRLDQYDASQNTVNIAYKTKITDFDQKEFANNSKIWYQILYKDQVSGQESNHQVANINANGGVDGSRYTSFTVKKIWNDKENQDGKRPKTITVQLYANDQKVNDKTIELSDTNSWQASFGKLDKYDSQNQKITYSVKEVMVPVGYQSQVEGDSGVGFTITNTYTPEVISITGQKTWDDRENQDGKRPKEITVRLLANDAATDKVATASEQTGWKYTFTNLPKYKDGKQITYTIQEDPVADYTTTIQGFDITNHHEVALTSLKVIKVWNDKDDYYHKRPKEITILLKADGKVIREHQMTPDQQGKWEYTFDQLPVYQAGKKISYSIEEKQVAGYQAPVYEVDEGLKQVTVTNTLNPSYKLPDTGGQGVKWYLLIGGGFIIVAILVLISLYQKHKRHNMSKP; encoded by the coding sequence TTGAAACAACTGACAAAGATCGTTAGTGTGGTCTTGTTGCTGGTCTTTACCCTTAGTGCTAGCCTGCACAAGGTTCGGGCAACTAATCTTAGTGACAACATCACATCATTGACGGTTGCTTCTTCATCACTCCGAGATGGAGAGAGAACGACGGTAAAGGTTGCGTTTGATGACAAAAAACAGAAAATCAAGGCAGGGGATACGATAGAGGTCACCTGGCCTACAAGTGGTAATGTCTACATTCAGGGCTTTAATAAAACCATACCGCTTAATATTAGAGGGGTAGATGTTGGTACCTTGGAGGTCACGCTAGACAAGGCTGTTTTCACATTCAATCAAAATATTGAAACAATGCATGATGTCTCTGGTTGGGGAGAGTTTGATATTACTGTTAGAAATGTGACACAAACCACCGCTGAAACATCAGGAACGACCACAGTAAAGGTAGGCAATCGCACTGCTACTATCACTGTTACTAAGCCTGAGGCAGGCACTGGTACCAGCTCATTTTATTATAAGACTGGTGATATGCAGCCCAATGATACTGAGCGTGTGAGATGGTTCCTGCTGATTAACAACAACAAGGAATGGGTGGCCAATACTGTTACAGTCGAAGACGATATTCAAGGTGGTCAAACCTTGGATATGAGCAGCTTTGACATCACCGTATCTGGTTATCGTAACGAGCGCTTCGTTGGGGAAAACGCTCTGACAGAGTTTCATACAACATTTCCAAATTCTGTCATTACGGCAACAGATAATCACATTAGTGTGCGGTTAGATCAATATGATGCCTCACAAAACACTGTCAACATTGCTTATAAGACAAAGATAACGGACTTTGACCAAAAAGAATTTGCCAACAACAGTAAAATCTGGTACCAGATTTTATACAAGGATCAGGTATCGGGTCAAGAGTCAAACCACCAAGTAGCCAATATCAATGCTAACGGCGGGGTTGATGGCAGTCGCTATACCAGCTTTACTGTCAAGAAAATTTGGAATGACAAGGAAAATCAAGACGGTAAGCGTCCAAAGACTATTACTGTTCAGCTTTACGCCAATGATCAGAAAGTTAATGATAAGACCATTGAATTGAGTGATACTAATAGCTGGCAAGCAAGTTTTGGTAAGCTGGATAAGTATGACAGTCAGAACCAAAAAATTACCTACAGTGTCAAGGAAGTGATGGTTCCTGTTGGCTACCAATCGCAGGTTGAGGGGGATAGTGGAGTAGGATTTACCATTACCAACACCTATACACCAGAGGTCATTAGCATTACCGGTCAAAAAACTTGGGACGACAGGGAAAACCAAGACGGTAAACGTCCTAAGGAGATTACGGTTCGTTTATTGGCAAATGACGCTGCAACTGACAAGGTAGCAACTGCTTCAGAGCAAACCGGCTGGAAGTATACATTTACCAATCTACCGAAATACAAAGATGGTAAACAGATCACCTACACGATCCAAGAGGACCCTGTGGCAGATTACACCACAACCATTCAGGGATTTGATATTACCAATCATCATGAGGTAGCCTTGACCAGCCTAAAGGTCATCAAGGTTTGGAATGATAAGGACGATTATTACCATAAACGTCCCAAGGAGATTACCATTTTGCTAAAGGCAGATGGCAAGGTGATTCGTGAACATCAGATGACACCGGATCAGCAAGGAAAATGGGAATACACCTTTGACCAGCTGCCGGTCTATCAGGCAGGCAAGAAAATCAGCTACAGCATTGAGGAAAAACAGGTTGCTGGCTATCAAGCCCCTGTCTATGAGGTTGATGAAGGCTTGAAGCAGGTCACTGTAACCAACACCCTTAACCCAAGCTACAAGCTGCCTGACACCGGAGGACAAGGAGTGAAATGGTACCTGTTAATCGGTGGCGGTTTTATCATCGTCGCAATCCTTGTACTGATCAGCCTTTATCAAAAACACAAGCGCCATAACATGTCAAAACCATAA
- the emm5_1 gene encoding cell surface-anchored protein yields MLTNQTGYRHRLSKQKLPISMVSCLLGMGVLTSPTLISADDSSPTIIIKSGAGMTIDPQLPKTLLSKPEEKPEETPKLPDERHYGDDVRPEETPKLPDERHYGDDIKPEEMPKLPDERHYGDDIRKPKPEDTPKPPNESGQGNDLKEDLELKKQRRELTEQLRALKTIEEVLEFLRKPIPGFVTDEDWNFLVSFVEKGPENKTFEVDKLKLLEIFSTSQGHRVWLGYLILEEPMPKPEPKPEPEAKPKPMPKPETKPEVKPEAKPMPKPEPKPEPEAKPKPMPKPETKPEVKPEAKPMPKPEPKPEPEAKPKPMPKPETKPEVKPEAKPMPKPEPKPEPEAKPKPMPKPETKPEVKPEAKPMPKPEAQKGDKPAVPKAMEHKLPSTGEATAPFFTAAALAVLASLGVAVVSRKRKKH; encoded by the coding sequence ATGCTAACAAACCAAACGGGGTACAGGCATAGACTTAGTAAGCAGAAGCTACCTATCAGCATGGTTTCCTGCTTGCTAGGAATGGGGGTGCTAACCTCTCCAACATTAATCTCAGCTGATGATAGTTCTCCTACTATCATCATTAAATCGGGTGCAGGTATGACAATTGATCCTCAATTACCGAAAACTCTCCTTTCTAAACCCGAAGAGAAACCAGAGGAAACACCTAAACTTCCAGATGAGCGACATTATGGTGATGATGTCAGACCGGAAGAAACACCAAAGCTTCCAGACGAGAGACATTATGGTGACGATATAAAACCGGAAGAGATGCCAAAGCTCCCAGATGAGCGACATTATGGTGATGACATCAGGAAGCCGAAACCGGAGGATACTCCAAAGCCACCTAATGAAAGCGGTCAAGGTAATGACTTAAAAGAAGATTTGGAGCTTAAAAAGCAACGTCGAGAGCTTACAGAGCAGCTTCGTGCTTTAAAAACTATTGAGGAAGTTTTAGAGTTCCTGAGAAAACCAATTCCTGGATTTGTAACAGATGAAGATTGGAATTTCTTAGTATCATTTGTAGAAAAAGGCCCAGAAAATAAAACTTTTGAAGTAGATAAATTAAAATTACTAGAAATCTTCTCAACCTCACAAGGTCATAGAGTTTGGTTAGGTTACCTTATTCTGGAAGAGCCAATGCCTAAACCGGAACCTAAGCCAGAGCCAGAGGCTAAACCAAAACCAATGCCTAAGCCAGAAACTAAACCGGAAGTTAAGCCAGAGGCTAAACCAATGCCTAAACCGGAACCTAAGCCAGAGCCAGAGGCTAAACCAAAACCAATGCCTAAGCCAGAAACTAAACCGGAAGTTAAGCCAGAGGCTAAACCAATGCCTAAACCGGAACCTAAGCCAGAGCCAGAGGCTAAACCAAAACCAATGCCTAAGCCAGAAACTAAACCGGAAGTTAAGCCAGAGGCTAAACCAATGCCTAAACCGGAACCTAAGCCAGAGCCAGAGGCTAAACCAAAACCAATGCCTAAGCCAGAAACTAAACCGGAAGTTAAGCCAGAGGCTAAACCAATGCCTAAACCAGAAGCACAGAAAGGAGATAAACCAGCGGTACCTAAAGCAATGGAACACAAGCTTCCGTCAACAGGAGAAGCAACAGCTCCATTCTTTACAGCAGCAGCCCTTGCCGTATTGGCAAGTCTAGGCGTAGCTGTAGTATCACGCAAACGCAAGAAACATTAA
- the pulA gene encoding cell surface-anchored pullulanase, with amino-acid sequence MKRLRENQALFEERQLFGIRKLKLGVASVAIATAFSLGTASGQITAAAESLTSVEPADGAVMVKSEAADQGSNELPEATDISDIAGISDVTKVSAAVNADTVKEVQPVAVPLVEDQAHEETTDQSQPSSSIVSVTTDSSLETPEATSSEEPIAEQTLRLHFKTLPAQDLSSLGLWVWDDVETPSDQLGGWPTGATNFSLAKTDDYGYYMDVKLSANQANKVSFLINNTKGDNLTGDRTIDLLSPKMNEVWIDGQELSYYRPLAQGYIRINYYRSDGHYDNKSLWLWGSADASMTSQQGAWPDGIDFKQVGRYGAYIDVKLADTNELGFLLLDERQTGDAVKIQPNDYIFKDLKNHTQIFLKDEDPTIYTNPYFVNTVRLIGAQQVSPSSIEASFTTLADVDKESLLKELKISTDSKEAVAITDITLDEKTHKAVITGDFSQAVATYTVTFHHESFQARPNWQYKDSLYAYDGELGARVREAGAKVDLTIWSPSADKVSLVLYDKADQTKVIGNLALAKGDKGEWSITLSADSGLGISDYRGYFYHYEITRNGKSVLVLDPYAKSLAAWNSELAKTDPSYKVAKAAIVDPAAIGDKELAFADIKGFHKREDAIIYEAHVRDFTSDQAIANDLKAQFGTFAAFVEKLDYLKELGITHVQLLPVMSYYFVNELANKERMLTYSSSDNNYNWGYDPQSYFALTGMYSTDPTDPAKRIEEFKQLVNEIHKRGMGVILDVVYNHTANVDIFEDLEPNYYHFMNADGTARTSFGGGRLGTTHYMSRRVLVDSITYLVDEYKVDGFRFDMMGDHDAAAIEKAFLAAKALNPNIIMLGEGWVTYQGDEHMPEQPADQSWMSQTDTVASFSDDFRNQLKSGFPNEGSPAFITGGARDIMTIFHNIKAQPTNFLADDPGDVIQYIAAHDNLTLFDIIAQSIKKDPSVAANAAEIHRRLRLGNLLVLTSQGTPFLHAGQEYGRTKQFKDEAYKGKVADDKVPNKSHLLVNEDGTPFEYPYFIHDSYDSTDAINHFDWAKATDTERYPESTTSQAFTKGLIALRRSTDAFRLASKAEIDQKVKLITVPNEHGIKAQDLVIAYQTTASNGDVYAVFVNADSNDRTIRLTGEFQALLAGEVIVDAKQAGTEALASPEGVVLTKDGVKLSGLTATIIRLRASQSDKGTLGAMTDQAAHHQEKLVAAQTAGEVSQFSAKTLPKTGTSQLDALLALAGSGILAGLGGLVSKSKRR; translated from the coding sequence ATGAAAAGGTTAAGGGAAAATCAAGCGCTGTTTGAAGAGCGTCAATTATTTGGCATTCGTAAGCTTAAGCTTGGAGTGGCTTCGGTAGCTATTGCAACCGCTTTTTCTTTGGGGACAGCTAGTGGGCAGATCACAGCAGCAGCTGAGAGTCTGACGAGTGTTGAGCCTGCTGATGGTGCGGTCATGGTCAAGTCAGAGGCTGCTGACCAAGGCTCAAATGAGCTACCAGAAGCTACTGACATTAGTGATATTGCTGGTATTTCTGATGTGACTAAGGTGTCAGCTGCTGTCAATGCTGATACTGTCAAGGAAGTTCAGCCAGTAGCTGTACCTCTTGTAGAGGATCAGGCGCATGAGGAAACTACAGACCAGTCTCAGCCTTCATCATCGATAGTGTCTGTTACGACAGACAGCTCTCTAGAGACACCAGAAGCTACAAGCTCAGAGGAGCCGATAGCGGAGCAGACCTTGCGGCTGCATTTCAAGACCCTGCCAGCTCAAGACCTATCCTCGCTTGGTCTTTGGGTGTGGGACGATGTTGAGACACCATCTGATCAGCTGGGAGGCTGGCCGACTGGGGCTACCAATTTTAGTCTAGCGAAGACAGATGACTATGGCTATTACATGGACGTTAAGCTTTCAGCCAATCAAGCCAATAAGGTTAGCTTTTTGATCAATAACACTAAGGGAGACAATCTGACGGGCGATCGAACCATAGACCTTCTCAGCCCTAAGATGAATGAGGTCTGGATTGATGGCCAGGAGCTGTCTTACTATCGGCCGCTGGCTCAGGGCTATATCCGTATCAATTATTATCGCAGTGATGGCCATTATGACAACAAATCGCTCTGGCTTTGGGGAAGTGCTGATGCGTCAATGACTAGTCAGCAGGGCGCTTGGCCAGATGGTATTGATTTTAAGCAGGTCGGTCGATATGGTGCTTATATAGATGTCAAGCTAGCTGATACCAATGAGCTAGGCTTTCTCTTGCTAGATGAGCGTCAGACAGGTGACGCTGTTAAAATTCAGCCCAATGATTATATTTTTAAAGATTTAAAGAATCACACCCAAATTTTCTTGAAAGACGAGGATCCAACCATTTATACGAACCCTTATTTTGTTAATACAGTTAGATTAATCGGTGCTCAGCAGGTCAGCCCAAGCAGTATTGAGGCGAGCTTTACGACTCTAGCAGATGTGGATAAGGAAAGCCTTTTAAAAGAATTAAAAATCAGCACTGACAGTAAGGAAGCAGTTGCTATTACTGATATCACCTTAGATGAAAAGACTCATAAGGCTGTCATCACAGGTGATTTTAGTCAAGCAGTGGCCACTTATACGGTGACCTTTCATCATGAGAGCTTCCAGGCTAGGCCAAATTGGCAATACAAGGATAGCCTGTATGCTTATGACGGTGAGCTAGGAGCGCGTGTGAGAGAAGCAGGTGCTAAGGTTGATCTGACGATTTGGTCACCAAGTGCTGATAAGGTGTCACTTGTTTTGTATGATAAGGCTGATCAGACCAAGGTGATTGGTAATCTCGCTCTAGCAAAGGGTGATAAGGGAGAGTGGTCAATCACTCTATCAGCAGATAGCGGACTTGGGATTTCAGATTATAGAGGCTATTTCTATCATTATGAGATTACTAGAAATGGCAAGTCTGTCCTTGTGCTGGACCCTTATGCCAAATCGTTAGCGGCATGGAACAGCGAGCTTGCTAAGACAGACCCGTCCTATAAGGTGGCTAAGGCGGCCATTGTTGATCCTGCTGCTATTGGGGATAAGGAGCTGGCCTTTGCTGATATTAAGGGCTTTCATAAGCGTGAGGACGCCATTATCTATGAGGCACATGTTCGTGATTTTACCTCAGATCAGGCGATTGCTAATGATCTAAAGGCTCAATTTGGGACTTTTGCTGCCTTTGTTGAAAAGTTGGATTATCTCAAGGAGCTTGGTATTACGCATGTTCAACTGCTGCCTGTGATGAGCTATTATTTTGTCAACGAATTGGCCAACAAGGAGCGTATGCTGACCTACAGCTCAAGTGATAATAATTACAACTGGGGCTATGATCCACAAAGCTATTTTGCCTTGACTGGTATGTATTCGACTGATCCAACCGACCCAGCTAAGCGCATTGAGGAATTTAAGCAGCTTGTTAATGAAATCCATAAGCGTGGTATGGGGGTTATCCTTGATGTGGTCTACAATCATACAGCTAATGTTGATATTTTTGAGGACCTGGAGCCGAATTATTATCACTTTATGAATGCTGATGGCACTGCTAGGACCTCATTTGGTGGTGGACGACTTGGGACAACGCATTACATGAGTCGTCGTGTTTTGGTGGATTCGATTACTTATCTGGTGGATGAGTATAAGGTTGATGGTTTTCGTTTTGACATGATGGGGGACCATGATGCAGCAGCTATTGAAAAAGCCTTTTTAGCAGCTAAGGCACTTAATCCGAATATCATCATGCTTGGTGAGGGCTGGGTCACCTATCAGGGTGATGAGCACATGCCTGAGCAGCCTGCGGACCAAAGCTGGATGTCACAGACAGATACCGTTGCCTCCTTCTCAGATGATTTTCGCAATCAGCTCAAATCAGGCTTTCCAAATGAAGGCTCTCCAGCCTTTATTACGGGCGGTGCTAGGGATATCATGACCATTTTTCATAATATCAAGGCTCAGCCGACTAACTTTTTGGCTGATGATCCGGGTGATGTGATTCAGTATATCGCTGCACATGATAACCTGACCTTGTTTGATATTATCGCCCAGTCTATTAAAAAGGATCCGTCTGTTGCAGCAAATGCGGCAGAGATTCATCGTCGCTTGCGCCTAGGGAACCTCTTGGTGCTAACCTCTCAAGGCACCCCTTTCCTACATGCTGGTCAGGAATATGGTCGTACAAAGCAATTTAAGGACGAAGCCTATAAGGGCAAGGTCGCTGATGACAAGGTGCCAAATAAATCACACCTCTTGGTCAATGAGGACGGAACACCATTTGAATACCCATACTTTATTCATGATTCCTATGATTCGACAGATGCCATTAATCATTTTGACTGGGCAAAGGCAACGGATACAGAGCGCTACCCTGAAAGCACGACAAGTCAGGCCTTTACTAAGGGATTGATTGCGCTGCGCCGTTCGACAGATGCCTTTCGCTTGGCAAGTAAGGCTGAGATAGACCAGAAGGTCAAGCTGATCACTGTTCCAAATGAGCATGGGATCAAGGCACAGGATTTGGTGATTGCTTATCAGACAACAGCAAGCAATGGTGATGTTTATGCTGTCTTTGTCAATGCTGATAGCAATGACCGTACCATTAGGCTAACTGGTGAGTTTCAGGCTCTTCTTGCTGGTGAGGTTATCGTCGATGCCAAGCAAGCAGGCACCGAGGCGCTGGCAAGTCCTGAGGGGGTTGTGCTAACCAAGGACGGGGTCAAGCTATCAGGCTTAACAGCTACCATTATCCGTCTTAGGGCGTCCCAGTCTGATAAGGGGACTTTAGGTGCAATGACTGATCAAGCAGCCCATCATCAGGAGAAATTAGTTGCTGCTCAGACTGCTGGAGAGGTTTCTCAGTTCTCAGCTAAGACTCTCCCTAAAACAGGCACTAGTCAGCTAGATGCTTTATTGGCTCTTGCTGGCAGTGGTATCTTGGCAGGTCTTGGCGGGCTTGTCTCCAAATCCAAAAGACGGTAA
- a CDS encoding Mac family protein produces the protein MKKQSFTHSRKPKFGMRKLSIGLASCMLGMMFLTTGHVSGEVVEVWPNGQNPNGKIEILSQTEHSEHLQKLRDIEDFQAQKQADHVRYTKWLDGVTVDEHEFRKIKEYDTEYYVTPLLSGKGYYDINKDFNQDSDKCAAAVAANMFHYWFDRNRDSINRFLSQSPGENGVIKLENEKTIEVSKFLETYRSDGDYLDKSPFFDLISNSFKGPVWANKLLDAYINGYGYIHKFAKNTPHSKNNNSKFNFFKKVFDGNLLTDIHQIFDYNTFSDKLSEALYTGKAIGLAYGPGDLRRSLGHIISVWGADLDDQNRVVAIYVTDSDDKKLTIGNERVGLKRYKVSSDDQGRARLTTRDKDNTGGEIRSIETLDMGTQEWADYFNKTEK, from the coding sequence ATGAAAAAACAATCATTCACACACTCACGTAAACCTAAATTCGGTATGAGAAAATTATCTATTGGCCTTGCCTCATGTATGCTAGGAATGATGTTCCTAACAACAGGACATGTTTCTGGTGAGGTAGTTGAAGTTTGGCCTAATGGGCAAAATCCTAATGGTAAAATAGAAATTCTAAGTCAAACTGAGCACTCTGAGCATTTACAGAAATTACGCGATATTGAAGATTTCCAAGCTCAAAAGCAAGCTGATCATGTTCGTTACACTAAATGGTTAGATGGGGTAACTGTTGATGAGCATGAATTCAGAAAAATCAAGGAATATGACACAGAATATTATGTAACACCTCTTTTAAGTGGTAAAGGTTACTATGATATCAATAAAGATTTCAATCAAGATAGTGATAAATGTGCTGCCGCTGTAGCGGCTAATATGTTCCATTATTGGTTTGATAGAAATAGAGACAGTATTAATCGTTTCTTAAGTCAAAGTCCAGGTGAAAATGGTGTTATTAAACTTGAAAATGAAAAAACAATAGAAGTATCAAAATTTTTAGAAACTTACCGTAGTGATGGTGATTATCTTGATAAAAGTCCGTTTTTTGACCTTATCAGTAACAGCTTTAAAGGTCCTGTTTGGGCAAATAAGCTATTGGATGCTTACATTAACGGCTATGGTTATATCCATAAATTTGCTAAAAATACTCCACATTCTAAAAATAATAATAGTAAATTTAATTTCTTTAAAAAAGTATTTGATGGTAATCTCTTGACAGATATTCACCAAATTTTTGATTATAACACTTTTTCAGATAAATTAAGTGAGGCTCTCTATACTGGTAAAGCCATTGGATTGGCCTACGGACCTGGAGACTTGCGTCGTTCACTAGGTCATATTATTTCTGTCTGGGGAGCTGATCTTGACGATCAGAATCGCGTGGTAGCTATTTATGTAACTGATTCTGATGATAAAAAGTTAACTATAGGAAATGAGAGAGTTGGTTTGAAGCGATATAAAGTATCTAGCGATGATCAAGGTCGTGCTCGTCTGACGACTCGTGATAAAGATAACACAGGTGGTGAAATTCGATCTATTGAAACATTAGATATGGGTACACAAGAGTGGGCAGATTACTTCAACAAGACAGAAAAATAA
- a CDS encoding sortase SrtC1, giving the protein MKKSVIFWSVILVAGCLIVLYPTLSNYWNAQHQSQLIADYVSSTQALRHKDSQLMLEAANQYNQQLKANHDPDLTLTDSEAEAYQQQLDLTNTGIMAYIDIPKVHERLPIYHGTDEEILQVAIGHLAGTSLPVGGKGTHAVISGHRGLPSAKLFTNIDKLRINDTFTITSLNRTMTYQVDKIATVLPDDVSLLRIEEGKDLVTLVTCTPYGVNTHRLLVRGHRIKTATPTAARGSQKPSRLILWLLLISALGLSLVLIGTWRWRRRSKA; this is encoded by the coding sequence ATGAAGAAAAGTGTCATTTTTTGGAGTGTGATTTTGGTGGCAGGCTGTCTGATTGTCCTTTACCCCACCCTTAGTAACTATTGGAATGCACAGCACCAATCACAGCTCATCGCTGACTATGTCTCAAGCACGCAAGCTTTGAGACATAAGGATAGTCAGCTCATGCTAGAAGCAGCCAATCAGTACAATCAGCAGCTAAAAGCTAACCATGATCCTGATTTAACCTTGACCGATAGTGAGGCAGAAGCCTATCAGCAGCAGCTGGATCTGACAAATACAGGTATCATGGCCTACATAGATATTCCAAAGGTGCATGAGCGGCTGCCGATTTATCATGGCACCGATGAGGAGATCCTACAGGTGGCTATCGGTCATCTTGCAGGCACCTCTTTGCCTGTAGGTGGCAAGGGAACACATGCTGTCATCTCAGGACATCGAGGGTTACCCTCTGCCAAGCTATTTACCAATATTGATAAGCTGAGGATTAACGATACCTTTACCATCACCAGTCTTAATAGGACTATGACCTATCAGGTGGATAAGATTGCTACCGTTTTGCCTGATGATGTCAGCCTCTTAAGGATAGAGGAGGGGAAGGATCTGGTAACCTTGGTCACCTGTACCCCCTACGGTGTCAACACGCATCGGCTCTTGGTCAGAGGGCATCGTATCAAAACAGCGACACCAACCGCTGCAAGAGGATCTCAAAAGCCTAGTAGGCTAATCCTCTGGCTCTTGCTAATCAGTGCATTAGGGCTATCTCTCGTACTAATAGGCACTTGGCGCTGGCGTAGGAGGTCTAAAGCATGA
- the tee6 gene encoding backbone pilus subunit (T6-antigen-like) → MKTIKLILTSLLVTFLTMLSGKAFADTASYTITVEGATAGHTYEAYQIFKGDLFDSTLSNITWGGGVTPFEFDGSKDAAKIAEGLKEANAAAFAKEAGKHLTATIAGTGTHAITVNEAGYYLIKDKNDSQTGKHDAYTSFVLKVVKNTSFKPKSAIPTVLKKVKDRNDKTGLETGWQDSADYDKNDKVPFQLTATLPSNYDAFQEYYLEFVDTLSKGLSYNKDAKVYVVNGDTRQDITNSFTVSEDGSSFKINNLKAVQGVTITATSKIVVEYTATLNDQAAIGKKGNPNEVALKYSNDPNALGKGEESPKGETPKDKVIVFTYKTIINKVDQDQKALKGAGFTLYKLVKGDNGEEKYQIVQEIKAGDTTSFEFVGLDAGDYKLSETTTPGGYNTIADVMFSIVAQHETESDDPQLTSLTVDKATGFTADTEAGTVSATIVNKKGLSSLRQEVSEQPCSMCLE, encoded by the coding sequence ATGAAAACAATCAAATTAATCTTGACGAGCTTGCTTGTCACCTTCCTAACAATGCTGTCAGGAAAGGCATTTGCTGATACAGCAAGCTATACCATCACTGTTGAGGGAGCTACAGCAGGTCACACCTATGAGGCTTATCAGATTTTCAAGGGTGACTTGTTTGACAGTACCCTATCAAACATCACATGGGGAGGTGGTGTTACACCTTTTGAATTTGATGGTTCAAAAGACGCTGCTAAGATTGCAGAGGGATTGAAGGAAGCAAATGCAGCTGCCTTTGCCAAGGAAGCAGGTAAGCACTTGACAGCAACCATTGCAGGAACAGGAACACATGCAATCACCGTTAACGAGGCTGGCTACTACCTCATCAAGGACAAAAATGATTCTCAAACAGGCAAGCATGACGCCTACACCTCATTTGTCCTGAAGGTTGTTAAAAACACCAGCTTCAAACCAAAATCTGCTATCCCAACAGTCCTTAAAAAGGTCAAGGACCGTAATGACAAGACAGGTCTTGAGACAGGCTGGCAAGATTCAGCTGACTATGACAAAAATGACAAGGTGCCATTCCAGCTAACCGCAACCCTACCGTCAAATTACGATGCCTTTCAAGAATACTACCTTGAATTTGTAGATACCTTATCAAAAGGGCTAAGCTACAACAAAGACGCCAAGGTCTATGTGGTTAATGGAGATACTCGTCAAGATATTACTAATTCATTTACAGTTAGTGAAGATGGTTCATCTTTTAAAATCAATAACCTAAAGGCTGTTCAGGGAGTAACAATAACAGCTACCAGTAAGATCGTTGTCGAATACACTGCTACCCTCAATGACCAAGCGGCCATCGGCAAAAAAGGAAATCCAAACGAAGTTGCTTTGAAATACTCAAACGATCCAAACGCTCTTGGAAAAGGAGAGGAGTCTCCAAAAGGGGAGACACCAAAAGACAAGGTTATCGTTTTCACCTATAAAACTATCATCAATAAGGTTGATCAAGATCAAAAAGCCCTAAAAGGTGCAGGCTTTACCCTTTATAAGCTGGTCAAAGGTGATAATGGCGAGGAAAAATATCAAATAGTCCAAGAAATTAAAGCAGGGGATACAACTAGCTTTGAGTTTGTTGGACTTGACGCTGGTGATTACAAGCTCAGCGAAACAACAACACCTGGCGGTTACAACACTATTGCAGATGTCATGTTCAGCATTGTAGCGCAGCATGAAACCGAGTCAGACGATCCTCAGTTGACTAGCCTAACCGTTGACAAAGCAACTGGCTTCACTGCTGATACAGAAGCTGGTACCGTATCCGCAACTATTGTTAATAAAAAGGGTCTATCCTCCCTTCGACAGGAAGTATCGGAACAACCATGCTCTATGTGTTTGGAGTAA